The following coding sequences are from one Diabrotica virgifera virgifera chromosome 2, PGI_DIABVI_V3a window:
- the LOC114327406 gene encoding uncharacterized protein LOC114327406, giving the protein MDKLLKPDRLDIDSNSTNTTQLWTHWKRTFQNFLEAANVSEDKDKLNLLVNYVNPVVCEAISECTTYTDATVTLEKLYIKQKSEIFALHTLSTRKQQVEESIDQYLLILKHLSKDCNFQTVSADRNKDDYIRDSFIRGLSASNVRERLLESATLTLDQAYNSARSLEMAQQQSDSYIMSNSIVNSITTDNTLQNTAHETDQNNSTSAATFPKCWFCGKSRHTRDRCPAKNHHCSCGLMD; this is encoded by the exons ATGGATAAACTACTCAAGCCTGATCGACTAGACATCGATTCCAATTCAACAAATACAACACAACTCTGGACACACTGGAAGAGAACTTTTCAAAACTTTCTAGAAGCAGCTAATGTATCTGAAGACAAAGATAAACTGAATTTATTGGTGAATTATGTAAATCCTGTAGTATGTGAAGCTATAAGTGAATGTACCACCTACACTGATGCAACTGTTACCTTAGAAAAACTATACATAAAACAAAAGAGTGAAATATTTGCCCTCCACACCTTATCCACACGAAAACAACAAGTGGAGGAGTCCATTGATCAATATTTACTAATCTTAAAACACTTAAGTAAGGATTGCAATTTTCAAACAGTGTCTGCTGATAGAAATAAAGACGATTACATCAGGGACTCTTTTATTCGAGGTTTAAGTGCTTCAAATGTTAGGGAAAGACTACTTGAAAGCGCCACTTTAACATTAGATCAAGCCTATAATTCAGCCAGATCTTTAGAAATGGCCCAACAACAATCAGATTCATATATTATGTCAAATTCAATTGTAAATTCTATTACTACTGATAACACCCTTCAGAATACTGCACATGAAACTGATCAAAACAACTCGACTAGCGCAGCTACCTTTCCAAAATGCTGGTTTTGTGGGAAAAGTCGTCATACTAGAGATAGATGTCCTGCTAAAAATCACCATTGCTCTTGTG GCCTAATGGATTAA
- the LOC114327424 gene encoding CTD nuclear envelope phosphatase 1, producing the protein MWKQLQMGLRAFLLIASRVWTCVCYALKKQTRSIIQHQSVRYDIFPLSPLSRHRLSIVRRKVLVLDLDETLIHSHHDGVVRQTVRPGTPPDFVLKVVIDRHPVRFFVHKRPHVDFFLDIVSQWYELVVFTASMEIYGAAVADRLDAGRGILPRRFYRQHCTPELGSYTKDLSAICNDLSSIFILDNSPGAYRAYPDNAIPIKSWFSDPTDIALLNLLPVLDALRFTTDVRSVLSRNLHLHRLW; encoded by the exons ATGTGGAAACAGTTACAGATGGGACTTCGGGCCTTCTTACTAATAGCCTCTAGAGTCTGGACATGCGTCTGCTATGCACTAAAGAAGCAGACTAGATCG ATCATTCAACACCAATCTGTAAGATATGATATATTTCCTTTATCACCTTTATCAAGACATAGGTTAA GTATCGTTAGAAGAAAAGTACTCGTTCTGGACTTGGATGAGACATTAATACATTCACATCATGATGGTGTAGTGAGGCAGACAGTAAGGCCGGGAACGCCGCCTGATTTCGTCTTGAAAGTTGTTATTGACAGGCATCCTGTTAGGTTCTTTGTGCATAAGAGACCCCATGTTGACTTTTTCTTAGATATA GTTTCACAATGGTATGAATTAGTGGTTTTTACCGCGAGTATGGAAATTTATGGTGCAGCAGTGGCTGATAGATTAGATGCCGGCAGGGGTATCTTGCCCAGGAGATTCTACAGGCAGCATTGTACTCCAGAGCTGGGATCGTACACTAAAGATTTGAGTGCCATCTGCAATGATCTCTCTAGTATTTTTATACTAGATAATAGTCCAGGTGCTTATAGAGCATACCCAG ATAATGCAATTCCCATAAAATCATGGTTTTCTGATCCGACGGACATAGCTTTGCTCAATCTTCTTCCAGTTCTCGACGCCCTCAGGTTCACGACAGACGTCAGATCTGTATTGTCGAGAAATTTGCATTTGCATAGGCTATGGTAG